In a single window of the Ignavibacteria bacterium genome:
- a CDS encoding class I SAM-dependent methyltransferase has translation MGLYNDIKIYFKMMFNYKPKTFWNELLTNSFDLKGVGHYRLSNEENLKMYEEKKTVLMGEMKKAGIEITPDMNIVEIGIGVGYWTDFFSSLGAKNYTGNDIAEISIINLQKKYPQYNFIHGDISEVRLPENTFDLGVMIDVTQHITDDERFKKAMDNLWRSLKSGAKLIITMWDPAKNVYLANKLRLNRIEKPRGIEWYQKVYGNSEVLTKVDFNDKYFVIFRKP, from the coding sequence ATGGGACTATACAACGATATTAAGATATACTTCAAAATGATGTTCAACTACAAGCCTAAAACTTTCTGGAATGAGCTGCTGACAAACTCATTTGACCTGAAAGGCGTTGGGCATTACCGCCTTAGCAATGAAGAGAACCTTAAGATGTACGAGGAAAAGAAAACTGTGCTTATGGGTGAAATGAAAAAAGCAGGTATTGAGATCACGCCTGATATGAATATAGTTGAAATTGGAATAGGTGTTGGCTACTGGACAGATTTTTTCAGCTCTCTTGGCGCAAAGAATTATACAGGTAATGATATTGCCGAAATATCGATTATAAACCTGCAGAAAAAATACCCGCAGTATAATTTTATACACGGTGATATCAGCGAAGTAAGGCTGCCTGAAAATACTTTTGATCTTGGCGTTATGATAGACGTTACCCAGCATATTACAGATGATGAGAGATTCAAAAAGGCTATGGATAACCTGTGGCGCTCATTAAAAAGCGGCGCAAAGCTGATAATTACCATGTGGGACCCGGCAAAGAACGTTTACCTTGCAAACAAGCTTCGCCTGAACCGGATCGAAAAACCCCGCGGAATTGAATGGTATCAAAAGGTTTACGGGAATTCAGAAGTACTTACCAAGGTAGATTTTAATGATAAGTATTTTGTGATATTCAGAAAGCCTTAA
- a CDS encoding glycosyltransferase family 9 protein — protein sequence MKILINALSGIGDALMFTPALALLKKHSPESIIDIAVMFKPVEDLFRNNPHVNKVYFIDFLKQSKFKSLKQTLELRKLKYDVSINVYPSNRREYNLVQYLQGAKVKIAHRYNNYSKSNLDFLNNILIDEVKDRHNVIENFELVKVAFPGMNAEETGPLEVYLTRDNADFAEQYFNDNGLNDKLTIGFHAGSATFKGHINKRWSPVKYASLAKQLVMQYNARILLFGTEKDVNEMIQTLGGKNVIIPETKNLMESLALMEKCSLFVSNDSALMHMAAGLAIPQVAVFAYTNYKELYPWQNRHIIVRTELDCSPCFFNSPKPVNCIYKGKDEFKCIKLVEVSDVMGACEVLIEEIPRNVKP from the coding sequence ATGAAAATATTAATTAACGCGTTATCAGGTATTGGTGATGCATTAATGTTCACACCTGCGCTTGCCCTTCTGAAAAAACACTCACCCGAAAGCATTATTGATATTGCCGTTATGTTCAAACCGGTTGAAGACCTGTTTAGAAACAATCCGCATGTAAACAAAGTTTACTTTATAGATTTCCTCAAACAATCTAAATTCAAATCGTTAAAACAAACCCTTGAGCTCAGGAAGCTTAAATATGATGTATCAATAAACGTTTATCCTTCTAACCGCAGGGAATATAATCTTGTACAATACCTCCAGGGGGCGAAGGTAAAAATTGCACACAGGTATAATAATTACTCAAAGTCTAACCTGGATTTCCTGAATAATATTTTGATCGATGAGGTTAAAGACAGGCACAATGTCATAGAAAACTTTGAGCTTGTTAAGGTTGCTTTTCCGGGCATGAATGCTGAAGAAACAGGGCCGCTTGAGGTATATTTAACCCGCGATAACGCGGACTTTGCCGAACAATATTTTAACGATAACGGGCTGAATGATAAATTAACCATTGGATTTCATGCAGGCTCAGCAACTTTTAAAGGCCATATTAACAAACGCTGGTCACCGGTTAAATACGCTTCTCTAGCAAAACAGCTTGTTATGCAATATAACGCGCGAATACTGCTTTTTGGCACTGAAAAAGATGTTAACGAAATGATACAGACTCTCGGGGGTAAAAATGTAATTATCCCTGAAACTAAGAACCTGATGGAATCTCTGGCATTAATGGAAAAGTGCAGCCTGTTTGTAAGCAATGATTCAGCGTTAATGCATATGGCTGCGGGACTCGCAATACCGCAGGTAGCGGTATTTGCATATACCAATTACAAAGAGCTTTACCCCTGGCAAAACCGGCATATTATTGTGCGAACTGAGCTGGACTGCTCACCCTGTTTTTTTAATTCACCTAAACCCGTAAATTGTATTTATAAAGGTAAGGATGAATTCAAATGTATTAAACTTGTTGAAGTAAGTGATGTAATGGGAGCATGCGAAGTGTTAATCGAAGAAATTCCACGTAATGTTAAACCTTGA
- a CDS encoding ABC transporter ATP-binding protein, whose protein sequence is METLKVLKGIDTEIYEGEVITIVGPSGAGKSTLLHIIGTLDKPTKGEVIFDGEDVFSMGSNELARFRNTRIGFVFQFHHLLPEFSAIENVCLAAMISGKSMKSVEQKAKDILTEVGLGERLHHKPSELSGGEAQRVAIARALINSPKVILADEPTGNLDTKNSDEVMHLIFDLRKKYNQTFVIVTHNEKFAEMTDRTLKMVDGLIQV, encoded by the coding sequence GTGGAAACACTGAAGGTATTAAAGGGTATTGATACTGAAATTTATGAAGGCGAGGTAATAACAATTGTCGGACCTTCAGGTGCCGGAAAAAGCACATTGCTGCATATAATTGGCACACTTGATAAGCCAACCAAGGGCGAAGTAATTTTTGACGGCGAAGACGTTTTCAGTATGGGAAGCAATGAGCTTGCAAGGTTCCGCAATACCCGTATAGGCTTTGTATTTCAGTTTCACCACCTTCTGCCGGAATTCAGCGCAATTGAAAATGTTTGCCTGGCTGCGATGATATCGGGTAAATCGATGAAATCGGTGGAACAAAAAGCTAAAGATATACTAACCGAAGTAGGACTTGGTGAAAGGCTTCATCACAAGCCGTCAGAACTATCAGGCGGCGAAGCTCAAAGAGTTGCAATAGCCCGCGCACTGATAAATTCACCCAAGGTTATACTTGCAGATGAGCCGACTGGAAATCTTGACACAAAGAACAGCGATGAAGTTATGCACCTGATATTTGACCTGCGCAAAAAATATAATCAGACATTCGTAATTGTAACGCACAATGAAAAATTCGCAGAAATGACTGACCGCACACTGAAAATGGTGGATGGATTGATACAGGTTTAA
- a CDS encoding ABC transporter permease codes for MFERFIAGRYLLSKRKVQFITVITLISVIGLSVGVTALIVMLSVFNGFNKFQLDTLTGFDPHIRVEADTGSTVTDYASLISKISVESNPTEIAPYTMNKGVISTKKNNIVAFVKGVDDKKISGLSDVKDKVNLGTFEFRDNDEFGGIVLGNSLAAKLEARVLDTITVMSTVGMEKALTQIITPRTQKFIVRGIFDANNRDYDKLYSFISIPKSQSLYDLKNAVNGVELRISDIDNSEETKQKLRAVLGNGYRINSWYDLHEDLYSVMKVERWTAFIVLSLIIAVASFSIVGSLTMTVIEKKRDIGILKAMGTKNSGILKIFMFEGILIGIYGTVLGSILGLGVCLAQIKFKFYPLDSMVYSIDALPVDIRYTDFIYVGLCALLISFAASLYPAFKAARQEPIKAIRWE; via the coding sequence ATGTTTGAAAGATTCATTGCCGGAAGATACCTGCTTTCAAAACGAAAAGTTCAGTTTATTACTGTAATTACTTTAATTTCCGTAATAGGGCTATCTGTTGGCGTTACTGCTTTAATTGTTATGCTTTCAGTGTTCAACGGATTCAATAAATTCCAGCTTGATACTCTCACAGGTTTTGATCCGCATATCAGGGTGGAAGCGGATACAGGCTCCACGGTTACTGACTATGCTTCGCTGATAAGTAAAATTTCAGTGGAATCAAATCCTACTGAAATTGCTCCTTATACAATGAACAAAGGGGTTATTTCAACTAAAAAAAATAACATAGTTGCCTTTGTAAAAGGCGTTGATGATAAAAAAATATCGGGACTCTCTGATGTAAAGGATAAAGTGAACCTTGGTACTTTTGAATTCCGTGATAATGATGAATTCGGCGGCATAGTGCTGGGCAACAGCCTAGCTGCCAAGCTTGAAGCAAGAGTGCTGGATACTATCACAGTTATGAGCACAGTTGGAATGGAAAAAGCTTTAACACAGATAATAACTCCCAGGACACAGAAGTTCATAGTCCGCGGGATATTTGACGCAAATAACCGTGATTACGATAAGCTTTATTCATTTATTTCAATACCCAAATCACAAAGCCTGTATGACCTTAAAAATGCAGTTAACGGTGTTGAGCTGAGGATAAGTGATATTGATAATTCTGAGGAAACAAAGCAGAAACTCAGAGCAGTATTAGGAAATGGCTACAGGATCAATTCATGGTATGACCTTCATGAAGACCTTTATTCAGTTATGAAGGTTGAAAGGTGGACCGCTTTTATAGTTCTTTCACTCATAATAGCAGTTGCTTCATTCAGTATTGTAGGCTCATTAACTATGACGGTTATAGAAAAGAAGCGGGATATTGGCATATTAAAGGCAATGGGTACTAAGAACTCCGGTATACTTAAGATTTTTATGTTCGAAGGTATTTTAATAGGTATTTACGGCACTGTTTTAGGTTCAATTTTGGGGCTTGGCGTTTGTTTAGCACAGATAAAATTTAAATTCTACCCGCTTGATAGCATGGTTTATTCAATTGACGCATTGCCTGTTGATATAAGATATACTGATTTTATTTATGTGGGCTTATGCGCTTTGTTGATATCATTTGCTGCCTCATTATACCCGGCATTTAAAGCTGCAAGGCAGGAGCCTATAAAAGCTATTCGCTGGGAATAA